AAAAAAACATGTGAAATAGATTCATCATGATCACAAAAAAGACATGTAGCAGGTACATGTATCCCACGCCTCAAAAGAATACCCCGAGTAGGAAGCACTCCACGACAAGCACGCCAAAGAAAATCACGAACTTTGGGAGGAACATCAAGAGACCAAAGACGGTTCCACCCATCATTATAACCCAGCATACCAGTCCTTCCTGACAATTCTAAGGCACAAAAATAGGCAGATTTAACTGAGTAAACACCCTTCTTATACAAGTGCCAAATTAATTTATCCGGTTTTGGGAATAGAGGCAATGGAATAGTAAGAATAGCTCTCATATCAGCAACACTAAAAATATTCATTAGCTTCTCTACATCCCAACACAGCTCACCTtcaacaaacaaatcacatactCTCATGGCTTCAGAAACAAACATCGACTTATCTAAAGGCATAAAACCAATATCCCGAGGAATCCAAGGGCAATTAACAACAAAAACCTGCTTACCATCACCAATTCGCCACCTTACCCCACGTTGCAACACTTGTTGAGAAGACAAAATACTCTTCCAAACGAAGCTATAGTTAGAACCTAACCGAGCTGACAAAAAATCCCCATTCGGAAAATATTTAGCTTTGAGCACTCTATATAGAAGAGAATTGGTGTCAACCAACAAACGCCAACCTTGCTTTCCCAATAAGGCAGTATTAAAGCTAGCCAAATCCCGAAAGCCCATCCCACCTTCCGATTTACGCCCACACATTCGATCCCATGAGAGCCAATTCATCCCTCTCCCATCTTCACGACAACCACCCCACCAAAATTTATTCATCATGACCTGTAGTTGACGGCAAGTGGAAACAggtaataaaaaaaacattcaTGCAATATGTTGGAATTGCCTGTAatacatatttaattaatacttCTCTGCCTGCACAAGAAAGAAAACGATTACTCCAACTACTAATACGTTTCCAAATGTGATCCCtcaagaaagagaaaatttgCTTTTTACTACGGCCAATAAGAGATGGTAACCCCAAATAATTACCGCTACCCAAAGGAAGATGAACATCAAGTATACCAGAGATGGTCAACCGGTTTTCCTCAGACACACACGAACTAAACATGATACcagatttatcaaaatttacagCCTGACCTGAAGCTTTCTCATAAACACCAAGAATTTGCTTAATCCGTATAGCTTCCTCCATTGTACCATCAAAAAATAGTAAGGAATCATCTGCAAAGAAAAGGTGAGAAACCAGGGGGCAACCAACTTTCGCGCAACACACATGCAAAAGGCCCCTATTTTCACTATCCTGAATCAACAAAGACAGTCCTTCAGCAACAATTAAGAATAAATAGGGAGAAATGGGATCCCCCTGCCGGAGACCCCGACTTGGAACCACAGGACCAATCTCTGCTCCGTTAACAGCAATGTAGTAGCTCATGTTTGAAAAACACATACGCATCCAAC
This region of Manihot esculenta cultivar AM560-2 chromosome 10, M.esculenta_v8, whole genome shotgun sequence genomic DNA includes:
- the LOC122724916 gene encoding uncharacterized protein LOC122724916; the protein is MSYYIAVNGAEIGPVVPSRGLRQGDPISPYLFLIVAEGLSLLIQDSENRGLLHVCCAKVGCPLVSHLFFADDSLLFFDGTMEEAIRIKQILGVYEKASGQAVNFDKSGIMFSSCVSEENRLTISGILDVHLPLGSGREVMMNKFWWGGCREDGRGMNWLSWDRMCGRKSEGGMGFRDLASFNTALLGKQGWRLLVDTNSLLYRVLKAKYFPNGDFLSARLGSNYSFVWKSILSSQQVLQRGVRWRIGDGKQVFVVNCPWIPRDIGFMPLDKSMFVSEAMRVCDLFVEGELCWDVEKLMNIFSVADMRAILTIPLPLFPKPDKLIWHLYKKGVYSVKSAYFCALELSGRTGMLGYNDGWNRLWSLDVPPKVRDFLWRACRGVLPTRGILLRRGIHVPATCLFCDHDESISHVFLHCLMAVELWRLVGFSTAVAFPIFMDFFIHIYNTFGRERTTRIAIHAWKLWHARNERLWVNKVLSPSEVHHAASSYFTDYVASLVARPRTLSHPSVPRVLPLVEATTLEVDWIAFIDCAVFASADLFGFAAVFEDLEGFFSIAISGFYEGGGQPVIAETLALRQCLSYARDCFLQADCIFTDNQSLALAIRSPLDDFSEFGLVVADCKDAMRSHGNIYVRWATLCKKDNPISLKNTFIMTMTQDEKLNVF